Part of the Thermococcus sp. 18S1 genome, TCAGCAAGGTCCTCGATGAGATGAGCGTTGAGGGTAAAATCGAGCTCATCTACTACGGCCTCAAGGAGGACGCCAGGGAGGACATGGGCAAGGGCGAGATCGACTACGTCTTCATCAGGAAGGCCCCGAGCAAGGAGGAAGTTATGGAGCTCGTCAAGCGCGGTGAGGTCTACTCCCCGAAGACCACCAGGCACGTCCTGCCCTTCAACCCGGACAAGATCGACGTCAAGCTTGAGGAGCTGTTCTGAAGGTTTTTAACTCCCTTTTCCTACTTTCTACGCCGATGACGAAGGATCAACCGGCTGAAGGATGATGACCAGTCCAGGAGGCCGAGGCATGCTCAAAGGATTGATATTCGACGTTGATGAAACCCTGGTTTACTATGAGGGTTACAATCACAGGGAATGGTATGAGAGGTGGGTTATGCCGGCCCTTCGGGAGCACGGCATCGAGCTGGACTACGAGACCTACAGAAAGACGGTGACCGGCGAGCTTCCGAGGAGCTACGTCGAGCGCTTTGGCATAGACCACGTGGAGTTCTGGAGAATCGTTGACGGTGTGAACCTCCAGTACCGCCGGTGGATGGCCGAGCGGGGAAAGATACGGCCCTTCTCAGACGTTGATGCCCTTAAAGAGCTGAAATCGATGGGCCTGAGGCTCGCTGCAGTAAGCAACGCCTCCCAGGAGTGCACGGAGTTCGTTTTGAACCTCTTCGGTTTGAGGAAGTACTTCGAGGTTGTTTACGGGAAGGACTATTCAAATCTGGACGGCGTCAAGCCAAACCCCTACCTCGTTGAAAAAGCCCTTAACGCACTGGGTCTGAGGCCGGGGGAAGCGCTGATGATAGGCGACAGCCACCACGACGTGCTGGCCGGAAAGCGCGCCGGTATGAAGGTGGTTAACGTTACACGCTTCGGGAAAATCGAGGGCGCCGACTATTACGTGGAGAGCCTCTGGGAGCTTGTGGAACTGGTAAGAAAAATGCTGTAGGCCCTCCGATATTACCACGGTTCATAAAAATCTCCGGCACTCTTAAATACTCCAAGGTAGTTATGTGCACTGTGGTGATTTATGGAGGCCGTTGGATTTAAATGTGAGAGGTGCGGTGCGCCCCTCGAAGTATCTCCGGAAACTATAGTCGCAATCTGTCCATACTGCGGTTTTCCGAACCATATAAGCGGCAACCTGAAAACGGAGAACATCTACATCGTCCCGACCATCGATAAAAACGCCATAGCCAAGGCCTTCTGGGACCGCGTCAACAGGGACTTCGACCTCAAGCGCATGAAGGAAGGGATTGAGATAGTTGACATCGAAGGTCACTACGCCCCGTACTGGGTGGGCAGCGTTCACGTCGAGGGTGATGTCGAGTACATGGTGCGCGAGGAGGAGTGCCACACGGACTCGGAGGGCGAAACCCACTGCCACACCGTCGAGAGGCACTACCACGACTACGTTGACGAGGTTTTGAGCCTCATTGGCTCAGCGAGGAGGCAGATCAAGAGCTTCGGCGTTGATGACATCATCGTCCATTACTCGAGGGCAAGGCCCAAGGGGAAAAAGCTCCTTGAGCTGGACGAGGATCAGTGGGGAAAGATAAAGCTGGAGATACTCAACACTGAAATAGACGAGACGCAGGCGAAGATGATAATGCGCGAGGATGCGATAGACGTCATAAGGGACCGCTATTCAGCCAAGGCCGACAGGATAGAGCGCTTTGATATAACCGCCGATGAGCCCCAGAACGTTTCTCTGATTCTCCTGCCGATGTGGACGGTCTATTACAAGCACGAGAACTCGATATTCCATGCCGTCTTCGCCGGCTGGGACGGAAGGGACGTTGCCGCCACAGAACCCATGCCCATCTGGAGGCGCGCCCAGTACATGGCAGGCGTCGTCCTCGGTGTCGTCATAGGCGCTGCTGGAGCCGCCTACGGCGGTGCAAACGGCTCGGCTCTGGTTTCGGTGCTCTCGCTGATACTTGGGGCTGGCGCCAGCGGCTACTTCGGGTCGCTGGTTCTGGAGGGACAGAGAACCGAGAGGAGCACCGGCATCATGGGGCACTTCACGGGGGCGTTTAAGAGGTGATAGCCATGGAGGTTCAGTGCCCAACCTGCTCGGCCAAGTTTAAGGTTCCGGACACCGTGAGTGTGGCAACGTGTCCCTACTGCGGAACGACCTTCCAGCTCGAAACGAAGGAAGAACTCGGCGAACACTTCTTCTTCCCGCCGATGAGGAAGGACGCTGGAGGAGTTCTGCTCAAGTTCATCTCCAGGCAGTACGGCGCTCCGGCTGACATAACCGGGGCGAAGATAACGAAAAAGGAGCTCCACTGGGTGCCGGTTTACTTCTTCTATCTCCACGGGAAGAGTACGCGCTGGTCAACGATAGAAGAGGTTCGCTTCGTCGGAATTCCCGCGGGTTCACCCTTCCAGGGGATGCTCAAGGATTACCCGTTCCCGATAAGGGGCAAGCGCTTCTTCGATGAGGCGGTGGTCGGAAAGGGCAAGTACTACGAGCCCAAGATGTCCAGGGAGGAGGCCGAAGCGATGGCGAGGAGCATCATGGAGAGCGCCCTCAGAAGCGAGGCGAGCCAGGAGGACAAGTCCCTCGGCGGCGTTGAGATAGAGGTGAAGTACCAGGGGCTGGTGCACTATCCCCTCTGGGAGGTTCACTACGAATACGGGGGCCAAAACTTCGTGGGGTACGTTGATGGAACCGATGGAAGGGTTGTCCAGGCGGAGTACCCGCTCATGAGCGGCGCCAGAAAGAAAGCCAGCCTCCTGGGTGCCGGCGTTCTGGCGGCCGGGCTGATAATCGGCATAATCGCGGCCGGCGCATACGGAAGCGCCTGGGGGCTCATAGGTGGGCTCATCCCTGGAGGTGCCGGGGCCTTCGGCATATTCCGGAAAGGCGCCGTCAAGAAGAGAAAGGTCAGCGAGGTTATGAGGCTCAACAAAGGTAACCTGTATTTCAGGCCTATGTGAGGTGTTGCTTATGGGGAAGGAAACTTCGATAGTTGAGAAGCTTGAGCTCGTAATTCCCGGCTTCCACGGCTACAAGAAGAAGGAGCTCATAAGGGAAGATGACAGGCTCGTCCGCGGAAAGGTTGCAGACATACTCGCCCAGGCTAGGCGCGAGATGGAGAGGGCAATCCAGAGGTGCGCCATGGTGAACTGCGCTCAGCTGATGGCACTGGACACGATGAGGAAGAAGCTGATGGCCCTTGAGAGCAGGGTGAGGCACGCGGAAGCCGGCTACCGCGGCTACTTCGACAGGGTAAAGTTCAAGGAGAAGGAGCTTAACAGGCTCCTGGAATACGACGCAAAGATGATAGAGCTGGCCGAGGGAATACGAGATGGCGTCGGGGCGATAAACGGCCAGATAGCGAACCCACAGGCTTTGGGCATGGCGGTTCTCGATCTCGACGACAAGCTCAACTCCTTCGAGGAGGTTTTGAGCAAGAGAATGAGCTTCGCGGCGGGTGAGTGAGATGGTTCAGGTCATAGAATGGGTGAACCCCGGAGAAGACGAGATAATCTGGCGCTACCCCAACGAGGTCATAAAGTGGGGTGCCCAGCTGATAGTCCATGAGTATGAGGTCGCCGTGTTTATGCGCGACGGCAAAATCTACGACGTTCTTGGCCCGGGAAGGCACACGCTGACGACTCAGAACCTGCCCCTCCTCTACAGGCTCGTTGGCGGTTCAAACAGCCCCTTCAAGGCAACCGTAATCTTCGTCAGCATGAAGCAGTTCCAGGGGCGCTACGGTGGAGAGACGCAGACGAAAGAGCTCGCCCCGGTCAAGTACTACGGCGTCTACTGGTTTAAGGTCGCGGACCCGGTTCTCTTCATCACCGAGGTCGTCGGCGGCCAGAGCCTCTACGACACGAGCGACGTCACCAAGTTCATCAGGGCATACTTCAACGAGGGCATGATGAAGCACCTCAGCGCTTACTCGATAGTTGACCTCTTCCAGAACCTCGACATGGTCAGCACACAGGTCAAGGTCAAGCTCATCGAGGATTTCCGCAGGCTCGGTCTCGAGCTGGTCGATGTCAAGATTGAGGGCGTCAACACCACAGACGAGTGGCGCCAGAGGCTCTTCTGGATAATGCAGACC contains:
- a CDS encoding HAD family hydrolase, which translates into the protein MLKGLIFDVDETLVYYEGYNHREWYERWVMPALREHGIELDYETYRKTVTGELPRSYVERFGIDHVEFWRIVDGVNLQYRRWMAERGKIRPFSDVDALKELKSMGLRLAAVSNASQECTEFVLNLFGLRKYFEVVYGKDYSNLDGVKPNPYLVEKALNALGLRPGEALMIGDSHHDVLAGKRAGMKVVNVTRFGKIEGADYYVESLWELVELVRKML
- a CDS encoding SPFH domain-containing protein; its protein translation is MVQVIEWVNPGEDEIIWRYPNEVIKWGAQLIVHEYEVAVFMRDGKIYDVLGPGRHTLTTQNLPLLYRLVGGSNSPFKATVIFVSMKQFQGRYGGETQTKELAPVKYYGVYWFKVADPVLFITEVVGGQSLYDTSDVTKFIRAYFNEGMMKHLSAYSIVDLFQNLDMVSTQVKVKLIEDFRRLGLELVDVKIEGVNTTDEWRQRLFWIMQTGNAQAVMQMDTAKQVAAELGKSEGAAMGTGMVIMPQLLQQPTQPAQPAQPYAGGGVPPAGYQQPAQPGAPAQPAGQEICPYCGKPIPPGARFCPYCGKQIHRCPNGHIVPEGAKFCPVCGAKIE